In the genome of Lentisphaerota bacterium, one region contains:
- a CDS encoding LamG domain-containing protein, giving the protein MTERSQLLRKLRRLALWGLAGVTAAVIALLAALWVSARADPVPTRRFTYRDGTFDYYFGWENADLLVMYPNGNVQRETVAAIPVQIATNEWADLFIVYTLGNGRIYGVSGEASIVDRTGRCLWIGTINGMLEDFFKPDCWWLRLADVDGDGRAEAVVTSAENEEGETWTKERCLKTVAVHTQIERLDGKQTPVDARSLSRWRRLRFNLWRFRTPDDVPGCGDDTASESPDEEASTSWFQCTAAMERRLYAESRDQEQARQERLRMCAAPYPADIRLLVEEAYDAAKRHAERYAVLRNRHGGSGVLIAIMLLQEQICERTVALIEHVCARRLEALGRAPDDKGGQAEESRRTEQNLFRPYSDTDRADAAFTRLFARLLPEVPAPDVRRHVAATLRPERDPYEMILFVEYRSSDLMRICAYPRGTAQEWTPPELARTLLEAHEQEVRRLEALARQGDPQSLERVLDLLVFNPRSFFSADPVRAQDIYQSVKAAHPGLRLEGEPKIELTLYLSASTPFDWGDRRAYWDTEEVDLDLWGDGEPGYLLSLAWHYAHDPAFRWDFFQRILARSGGGRDALYANLRHAYLYAQEHCTWDQNVGDLFAAGTAGIAFDTPREIGRYLAYHERRRSAYSEHRDAYRCGKRFVALQTASETHFLGPGGRLRHAAHENALLQDMALDLMLLEEGMLTPIPGDERRTWDEYRRLRGEVTALIESGGQGGMLPDAAAFAVTQQAWEAYCRAFIDAASTWSDLENDLVTKDAWLVWLLEKRILQLRRLKNRILE; this is encoded by the coding sequence ATGACCGAGCGAAGCCAACTACTTCGGAAATTGCGGCGGCTCGCGCTGTGGGGACTGGCAGGCGTGACGGCGGCGGTGATCGCGCTGCTTGCAGCGCTTTGGGTCTCGGCACGGGCCGATCCGGTGCCGACACGCCGTTTCACATACCGGGACGGGACGTTTGACTATTACTTTGGATGGGAAAATGCGGATTTATTGGTGATGTACCCTAATGGCAATGTCCAACGCGAAACCGTGGCTGCCATCCCCGTCCAAATCGCGACCAACGAATGGGCGGATCTCTTTATTGTTTACACGCTCGGTAACGGTCGTATCTATGGAGTCTCAGGTGAAGCGAGTATCGTGGACCGGACAGGACGCTGTCTGTGGATCGGCACGATCAACGGCATGCTGGAAGATTTCTTCAAGCCGGATTGCTGGTGGCTGCGGCTGGCCGATGTGGACGGCGACGGCCGGGCCGAAGCGGTCGTGACCAGCGCCGAGAATGAGGAGGGCGAGACCTGGACAAAGGAGCGCTGCCTGAAAACCGTGGCCGTACATACACAAATCGAAAGGTTGGACGGCAAGCAGACACCGGTTGATGCTCGTTCGCTCTCCCGCTGGCGGCGCTTGCGCTTCAACCTGTGGCGCTTCCGCACCCCCGATGATGTTCCCGGATGCGGTGATGACACCGCATCCGAAAGTCCGGACGAAGAGGCGTCCACCTCGTGGTTTCAATGCACGGCCGCCATGGAGCGCCGCCTCTATGCCGAGAGCCGCGACCAGGAGCAGGCGCGGCAGGAGCGGCTGCGCATGTGCGCAGCGCCGTATCCCGCCGATATCCGGCTGCTCGTCGAAGAGGCGTATGACGCCGCCAAGCGCCATGCCGAGCGATATGCGGTTCTCCGCAACAGGCATGGCGGCTCGGGCGTGTTGATCGCCATCATGTTGCTGCAGGAGCAGATTTGCGAGCGAACCGTGGCACTCATCGAACACGTCTGCGCCCGTCGGTTGGAGGCGTTGGGGCGAGCGCCGGACGATAAGGGCGGGCAGGCGGAGGAGTCGCGGCGGACGGAACAGAACCTGTTTCGTCCGTACAGCGATACGGATCGCGCCGACGCCGCCTTCACCAGACTCTTCGCGCGGCTGCTGCCGGAGGTTCCCGCGCCGGATGTCCGGCGCCATGTGGCGGCGACCTTGCGTCCTGAACGCGATCCTTACGAGATGATACTCTTTGTTGAATATCGGTCCAGCGATCTGATGCGCATCTGCGCGTATCCCCGCGGTACGGCTCAGGAGTGGACGCCGCCGGAGCTTGCGCGCACGTTGCTGGAAGCGCATGAACAAGAGGTGCGACGGTTGGAGGCGCTCGCGCGCCAGGGCGATCCGCAGAGTCTGGAGCGTGTCCTGGACCTGCTGGTCTTCAATCCGCGTAGCTTTTTTTCGGCCGATCCCGTGCGCGCGCAGGATATCTACCAGAGCGTCAAGGCGGCCCATCCCGGCCTGCGGCTTGAGGGCGAGCCCAAGATCGAGCTAACCCTTTACCTCAGCGCGTCCACACCATTCGATTGGGGCGATCGGAGGGCATACTGGGACACGGAAGAGGTCGATCTCGATTTGTGGGGAGACGGCGAACCGGGGTACCTGCTCAGCCTCGCCTGGCATTACGCGCACGACCCCGCTTTCCGTTGGGACTTTTTCCAGCGGATACTGGCCAGGAGCGGCGGCGGACGCGACGCCCTCTATGCGAACCTGCGGCACGCATATCTCTATGCGCAGGAGCATTGTACGTGGGATCAGAATGTCGGCGATCTCTTTGCTGCGGGCACCGCCGGGATCGCTTTCGACACGCCGCGCGAGATCGGTCGCTATCTGGCCTACCACGAGCGCAGGCGTTCGGCGTACAGCGAGCATCGCGACGCCTATCGTTGCGGCAAGCGGTTCGTCGCCCTGCAAACCGCCAGCGAGACGCATTTCTTGGGCCCCGGCGGTCGGCTCCGACACGCCGCACACGAGAACGCCCTGCTGCAGGACATGGCGCTCGACCTGATGCTGCTTGAGGAAGGGATGCTGACGCCGATACCCGGTGATGAGCGCCGGACATGGGACGAGTACCGGCGCCTGCGCGGCGAGGTGACCGCCCTGATCGAATCCGGAGGTCAGGGCGGGATGCTGCCGGACGCCGCGGCTTTCGCCGTCACCCAGCAGGCGTGGGAGGCCTATTGCCGC
- a CDS encoding nucleotidyl transferase AbiEii/AbiGii toxin family protein, translating into MLDRVLSAKLREYAPSNAVEQDNVLQEMMQHYVLTSLSRAGLFAEAIFHGGTCLRIVNGINRFSEDLDFLLKRPAPAFRWQGYLESVRRDCAQEGIAFEVQDKAEAASAVRKAFLKTDSIGKLLMLDLPFERYHARKLRIKLEIDTNPPAGSAFTTSYITFPVTAPLTTQTLESSFALKLHALLCRSYVKGRDWYDFVWYVARGVRPDLELLRNALRQQGPWADQQTSVTGPWLIANLRTAIERIDWAVARQDVQRFLPLREQESLSFWDAAFFLHHVSKMAAGSPDCERTRSGS; encoded by the coding sequence ATGCTGGATAGGGTTTTGAGCGCAAAACTGCGCGAGTACGCGCCATCGAACGCGGTGGAACAGGACAACGTGTTGCAGGAGATGATGCAGCACTATGTGCTGACCAGTCTTTCGCGTGCCGGCCTGTTTGCGGAAGCCATCTTTCACGGCGGCACCTGCCTGCGGATCGTCAACGGGATCAACCGATTCTCGGAGGATTTGGATTTCCTGCTCAAGCGGCCCGCCCCGGCCTTCCGCTGGCAGGGTTATCTGGAGTCCGTTCGACGGGACTGCGCCCAGGAAGGCATTGCCTTTGAGGTGCAGGACAAGGCCGAGGCTGCATCGGCCGTTCGTAAGGCCTTTCTCAAGACCGACTCCATCGGGAAGCTCCTGATGCTGGACTTGCCCTTCGAGCGGTATCACGCCCGCAAACTCCGCATCAAGCTGGAGATCGACACCAACCCGCCGGCCGGTTCGGCCTTCACCACCAGCTACATCACCTTTCCCGTGACGGCGCCCCTGACAACCCAGACCCTTGAATCGAGTTTCGCTCTCAAATTGCACGCGCTGCTCTGCCGATCCTACGTCAAAGGGCGCGACTGGTATGATTTCGTGTGGTATGTGGCGCGTGGCGTCCGGCCCGATCTGGAGTTGCTGCGCAACGCCCTTCGCCAACAGGGACCATGGGCGGACCAGCAGACGAGCGTGACAGGGCCGTGGCTGATCGCGAATCTACGGACAGCCATTGAGCGGATTGACTGGGCCGTGGCCCGACAGGACGTCCAACGGTTCCTCCCGCTGCGCGAGCAGGAATCCCTCAGTTTTTGGGATGCGGCGTTCTTTCTGCACCATGTGAGCAAAATGGCAGCAGGCTCGCCTGACTGCGAGCGTACTCGCTCAGGCTCGTAG